From Alloacidobacterium dinghuense:
GAAGGCGAAGGCGGTCACGCAGGAAGCACATTCATGCCTGGAAGACGTGATGCTCTTTGTGCCGCGTCTGAACTGATTCTTGAAATCGAGCGGCTCGCGTTAAGTTCCGGTTCCCGTAACACGGTGGCCACTGTTGGAACCTGTGAAGCATATCCTGGTGCAATCAACAGCATTCCCAGTCGGGTGAAGCTTGGCGTAGATCTGCGCGACACGGACGGTGATCGACGTGACATGGTTCTCGAAAAGATACGGCATGGAGCAGGTGAGATTTCCCAGCGGCGGCAGATCAAAGTTGAGATGATTATGCTAAATGCTGATCCTCCGGCCTCCTCGTCACCACGTGTCTTAAGCGCGATCAATAACGCTTGTTCCGAAGCAAAGGTATCATCTCGCCAAATTGTCAGTCGCGCTTATCATGACTCACTTTTTATGTCGCGGATCGCGCCGATGGCCATGATTTTCATTCCTTGTCGCAACGGCATTAGCCATCGTCCTGACGAGCATGCGTCTGTCAGCGATATTGCGGACGGCGTTGAAGTGCTTGCTCGTTCACTGGCTGAGCTCTCGTGCGATACCTAGCAAATCCGGGCCCGCCGTCATGTCGTCCCACAGCGCTGATATCATGGAGTCTCTTCCTGTAAAGGAGACAACGCCATGTCTGCTGTCACTGCATCGCCGCTCACCTCTTCTTTGAAACATTCTGACGCAAACACCAAGCAACTTAAGCACTGGATCGGTGGGAATCCTGTTGAGGGATCATCGGGCCGGTTTGCCGATGTTTTTCATCCTGCTTCAGGTCTGGTCCAGGCACGCGTACCTCTGGCCAATGCAGATGAAGTGGATAAGGCAGTTGCTGCGGCTGCCGCGGCATTTCCTGACTGGTCTTCGCAGCCTCCGCTACGGCGTGCGCGCGTCATGTTTCGCTTCCGCGAGATATTCGAACGGCGAATCGAGGAAGTTGCTGTGTTGATTAACCGAGAGCATGGCAAAGTACTGTCTGATGCGAGAGGAGAGGCGACTCGGGGCCTTGAGGTTGTTGAGTTTGCTACCGGCATTCCGCAATTACTAAAGGGGGAATTCACTGAACAAGTGGGAGCGGGCATCGATAGCTGGTCCATGCGCCAGCCGCTCGGAGTGGTGGCAGGTATTACGCCATTCAACTTCCCTGCCATGGTGCCAATGTGGATGTTTCCGATCGCTCTTGCCTGCGGGAACACGTTTATCTTGAAGCCGAGCGAGCGCGACCCGAGCTCGTCGGTTCTGCTCGCTGAAATGTTGAAGGAAGCCGGTTTACCGGACGGAGTCTTCAATGTTGTGCATGGCGACAAAGTGGCTGTCGATGCCATCCTCGCGCATCCGACGATCCAGGCCGTGAGCTTTGTTGGCTCAACGCCGATTGCCGAGTATGTATATCGAGAAGGCACGAAACATGGGAAACGTGTACAGGCTCTGGGTGGTGCTAAGAATCACATGATCGTGATGCCGGATGCCGACCTGGATCAGGCCGCTGACGCACTTACCAGCGCAGCGTACGGATCGGCAGGCGAGCGATGCATGGCAATCAGCGTGGCAGTCGCGGTAGGAAGTCAGACGGCCGATACGCTGATTGAAAAGCTTGAAAGCCGCATTGCTAAGCTCCGCGTCGGAGATGGCACGAAGGAGGAGGCCGATCTCGGTCCACTCATCACGAAGCCGCATCTCGACAAAGTCAGTAACTATGTCGAACTCGGGGGCAGGGAGGGTGCCGAGCTTGTTGTCGACGGTCGTGCAAGTGCATTGCCACACGGTGAAGGCTTTTTCCTCGGTGCCTGTCTCTTCGATCACGTAAAACCGGAGATGCGGATTTACAAGGAAGAGATCTTCGGACCTGTACTCGGGGTCGTCCGCGTGAATAATTTTGAGACCGCTTTGCAGCTCGTGAATGAGCACGAATACGGTAACGGCACATCGCTTTTCACGCGCGATGGTGATACCGCACGGGACTTTACTCGCCGTGTGCAGGCCGGTATGGTCGGTATCAATGTTCCGATCCCGGTGCCGATGGCATTTCATAGCTTTGGCGGGTGGAAACGGTCATTGTTCGGTGATCATGCTGTACACGGACCGGAAGGGGTACGCTTTTATACCCGATTGAAAACGGTAACGGCACGATGGCCTACAGGCATTCGGACTGGCGTTGACACTAGCATGCCAACGCTCGGATAGATCGCTCACTAGAAGGGCCGCTTAGACAGAGCGGCCCTTCTAGTGTCCAGACCGTGATTAGTTTGTTACGCACTGCTCGTCAGCAATATGCAGATGCTTGTCGAGGGTATCGATCCCTCGTTCGATCTCTTCTTCCGTGATGATGAGGGGCGGCGCAATTACGAAGTGACTCACCCATGCCTGCATGATGACGCCATCTGCCAATGTTTTCGCGGCGATCTGATCGACTACCAGAGCCTTGCTGGAGACTTTGTCAGCGTAAGTGTTGAACGGCTCCTTGGTTTTCTGGTTTTTTACCAAGTCGACAGCCCAGAACAGTCCTTTTCCGCGCACATCTCCTATGCTTGGGTGCTTGGACTTGAGCGTATTTAGCTTTTCTTCGACAAATGGACCTAGCTTCCGCGTTCGTTCCACAAGGCCGAGCCGCCTCATTTCCTGAATTGTGGCGACCGCCGGAAGGAGCGTCATCGGATGTGCTTCATAAGTGTGTCCATGCGCGAAGTAGTGGTCCTGAAAAAAATCGCCGATCTTCTCTGACGTTGCACAGAGGCCCAGTGGTACATAGGCCGATGTGATGCCTTTCGCCGTGCAGAGAATGTCCGGCGTTACGTCCCAGAGGTTCATTGCGAACCACTCTCCGGAGCGTCCCCATCCGCTCATGACTTCGTCGGCGATCAGCAATACCCCAGTTTCATCGCAAATGCGGCGCAGCTTTGGCATGTATTCGGGTGGCGGAACAATCACGCCATTTGTGCCGACGATTGGCTCAACCAAGACCGCCGCTACATCGGATTCATTGCGGATCATGTGCTCAAGATAGTCGGCGCAAGCAATTCCGCATTCCGGATAAGTGTGTTTGATTGGGCACTTGTAGCAGTGCACTTCTGGCCCAAAAATAATTCCTGGGCCTTTGCCGCGAGGCTCCATTGACCAGCGTCGCGGATCGCCTGTTGCAGCGATCGATCCCGCAGTCGAACCATGATAGGAGCGGTAGCGTGCGATGATTTTGGTCTTGCCTGTGTACATCCGAGCAATCTTGAAGGCGGCTTCGTTTGCGTCGGTGCCGGATGTTGTGAAGAAGAATTTGTTCAACCCCTTCGGCAGAACTTCAAGCAATAGCTTTGATAATTCGGCGCGCGCGGTCGTAGTGTAACCAGGTAGCGCATAGGCCAGGTCCTGAGCCTGCTTAGCGATGGAGTCTATAACGGCTTGATTCTTGTGCCCGAGGTTCATGCACATCAGCTGCGCCGAAAAGTCTAGATATCGCTTGCCATTGGCATCGATGATGTAGCACCCCTCAGAGTCAACAATGTGAAGCGGGTTCCAGCCCTTCTGAAACCGCCATGTTCCGTAGTTTGTCTCGCGCGTAATTCGTACGACTTCTTCTGAGGTCAATTCTGTAGCGGAAGACTGCGTCATTGTTTCGTTAGGAGTCATTGTGTTGCCTCGTTTTCTTCGATAACGATAGATGGCTTAGCCAGCATCATGAGGTAGTAGAGCGTTCCGGATAGAAGGAAGCCGATAAACCAGGCGTAGTCGTACAGAAAGGCGACAGCCGGGATAAAGCGACCGACCAATGCGGCCACCACGCCAATGACAAGCGCGATCAGCGCGGCTGGATTCAGGCCGCGTCGATACTCATAAATTCCGCCCCGTCGGTAGAGTGAATAGCAGTCGAGTTTCGTTCCTCGCACCATAAAATAATCAGCCACCATAATCCCTGCGACTGGACCTAGCAGGCCAGAATACCCGACGAGCCATCCAAAGATGTAGCTGCCGAAGGTTTCCATCAACTTCCAGGGCATCATAGCGAGCCCAAGAAGGCCGGTGATCATACCGCCTGTGCGAAAGCTGATGAGTCGCGGCGCGAGGTTGGAAAAATCATTCGATGGTGAAACGACATTGGCCGCGATGTTCACGTTCAGTGTCGCGACAAGTAATGCGATCAATCCGAGAAATGCAACGAACGGCTGATGGAAGCGGCCCAGAAGGGTGATTGGACTCCAGATCGGTTGACCAAAGACCACTTCTGACGCTGATGTTACCGCT
This genomic window contains:
- a CDS encoding CoA-acylating methylmalonate-semialdehyde dehydrogenase, whose translation is MSAVTASPLTSSLKHSDANTKQLKHWIGGNPVEGSSGRFADVFHPASGLVQARVPLANADEVDKAVAAAAAAFPDWSSQPPLRRARVMFRFREIFERRIEEVAVLINREHGKVLSDARGEATRGLEVVEFATGIPQLLKGEFTEQVGAGIDSWSMRQPLGVVAGITPFNFPAMVPMWMFPIALACGNTFILKPSERDPSSSVLLAEMLKEAGLPDGVFNVVHGDKVAVDAILAHPTIQAVSFVGSTPIAEYVYREGTKHGKRVQALGGAKNHMIVMPDADLDQAADALTSAAYGSAGERCMAISVAVAVGSQTADTLIEKLESRIAKLRVGDGTKEEADLGPLITKPHLDKVSNYVELGGREGAELVVDGRASALPHGEGFFLGACLFDHVKPEMRIYKEEIFGPVLGVVRVNNFETALQLVNEHEYGNGTSLFTRDGDTARDFTRRVQAGMVGINVPIPVPMAFHSFGGWKRSLFGDHAVHGPEGVRFYTRLKTVTARWPTGIRTGVDTSMPTLG
- a CDS encoding aspartate aminotransferase family protein, with the translated sequence MTPNETMTQSSATELTSEEVVRITRETNYGTWRFQKGWNPLHIVDSEGCYIIDANGKRYLDFSAQLMCMNLGHKNQAVIDSIAKQAQDLAYALPGYTTTARAELSKLLLEVLPKGLNKFFFTTSGTDANEAAFKIARMYTGKTKIIARYRSYHGSTAGSIAATGDPRRWSMEPRGKGPGIIFGPEVHCYKCPIKHTYPECGIACADYLEHMIRNESDVAAVLVEPIVGTNGVIVPPPEYMPKLRRICDETGVLLIADEVMSGWGRSGEWFAMNLWDVTPDILCTAKGITSAYVPLGLCATSEKIGDFFQDHYFAHGHTYEAHPMTLLPAVATIQEMRRLGLVERTRKLGPFVEEKLNTLKSKHPSIGDVRGKGLFWAVDLVKNQKTKEPFNTYADKVSSKALVVDQIAAKTLADGVIMQAWVSHFVIAPPLIITEEEIERGIDTLDKHLHIADEQCVTN